A genomic segment from Brienomyrus brachyistius isolate T26 chromosome 9, BBRACH_0.4, whole genome shotgun sequence encodes:
- the nes gene encoding nestin isoform X29, which yields MEVPSYMGTEKYQMLELNKRLETYLGRVKFLEEENKLLHGEVEALRQSKNQRVWKGQLEGELRKTREEVEAALREKDRVELEVSNLNEELQMLQLQRKKVAVARAETKKTVDESKKQLEEEHRGQIWLREKLAQLEKELQFHMEVHQEDVSLLQTQIIHTQYVPPHTYVQPQLLGLEDIKQEFSQRAARAWQEAAGSFQNQVQRLEDSLTQAKSRMAQVSQEKKESYLMAQCLAKELEAAQAKKELLEKNVSQQKDRQLKELQHLEVHLEALESEKAELSNQTAAILKDRHNLLQLKLSLGLEVATYRTLLDSESLRPRVSPKIYYQSASTSREVPKHQTIKQSLTPTISVKPGRRSEMTAPTMAPASLQAPKVNPNEKSIRSEMTNNEEDGWCAESPGSPGWSTHYSKADVIDSSLSGDVRAVEADEGEDHAYALSEQMAQELRATVISLDTSVTETSAIRETHIKEMEEECNLEIAGLEKNLTKQPSLAGEELDQDSKNTLKCLTVTPQFAVDIKGLLSSEQTLDVSEKENPDALKADQLEDNFSDRPVEEVSEMTEKYLPVEAVDESLLVWGEKQVGSEEVNGMESMTSGSKSEPESERELELETIPNETDSFGFEALVSNQSNSAELMLDEKTAEESQSSMTEVKGMQFSEEISLNHRQTTTSYEESKDNVGSMAHQQVDELTLEECRTCELKGCVRKLEEENAGDVAEQTCDNGERDEEKIDGVMEVGEENQSFHTSTLIFECPRVEKTNEQQVHLFTNAEQQEFSDNDDVSNATNSWRTGGDLDSTDSYALENTLADTRPLIRYRSDETDMNTQASHLGETDSSEDEEQESGAGIFEKEKRYSLGSRGDRMIEDLIEEPEWEEIQKSENAGCFNNRETDTSQIEEDDGHGIDKIEEKEIHFEGNVGCLESDGKSVLEIDRKAMLSEENIDLDQAEQDRALGNKAYDQTNLNKDMGDHVDGIVSTGSTDTKADLEKYCYDKATPLSSMEVDSNFLPQETDSTDIKADLEKDGEDDPTTQINWEVDSNFLPQATDSTDIKADLDKDSEDDPTTQINLEVDSNFLPQATDSTDIKADLEKDSEDDPTTQINLEMDSNFLPQATDSTDIKADLEKDSEDDPTTQINLEVDSNFLPQATDSTDIKADLEKDSEDDPTTQINWEMDSNFLPQATDSTDIKADLEKDSEDDPTTQINWEVDTNFLPQATDLTDIKADLEKDSEDDPTTQINWEVDTNFLPQATDSADIKEDLEKDSEDDPTTQINWEVDTNFLPQATDSTDIKADLEKDSEDDPTTQINLEVDSNFLPQPTDSTDIKADLEKDSEDDPTTQINWEVDTNFLPQETDSTDIKADLEKDSEDDPTTQINLEMDSNFLPQATDSTDIKADLEKDSEDDPTTQINLEMDSNFLPQATDSTDIKADLEKDSEDDPTTQINLEAESKFLPQETDSTDIKADLEKDSEDDPTTQINLEADSNFLPQQGTIECEEFMEPKSHASCDSETNLVNPVNINSEESSGNLSDNEEGIRKESFVENFTISSYGQSPSTENDNTSEILHSQTVTSDEGSEKVLKSEVTEMRPEQKEEDGENSSMLTNVDFNDDLSLHSEITSIAEVLEHTAISDLEDSYSSEDDSPNASQSLKSINQEDISENHKEKETMTCSVNDSGLIGGTEKHFPKLSSTSIENAWGSSDHIQDDKRGILGTDLKASDQFIQSDENIKEYFSYTEQKYGESKASEQQNGNDHDSETKEDEIFTAEVEGLPRIHEKCTELFSATLNEEFWNSNGKMGAFFHPQECGNSECVHTHPNQNAENTENMLETKQCTELRLKEAQSHGLPVQEQIPAHIEQLLYENMERDKKHSEESLEEEDSWSGGED from the exons ATGGAGGTCCCCAGCTACATGGGAACTGAGAAGTACCAGATGCTGGAGCTCAACAAGCGTTTGGAGACATACCTGGGCAGGGTGAAGTTCCTTGAGGAGGAGAACAAGCTGCTACATGGGGAAGTTGAGGCTCTGAGGCAGAGTAAGAACCAGCGGGTCTGGAAAGGACAGCTGGAGGGTGAGCTGAGGAAGACCAGGGAGGAAGTGGAGGCAGCTTTGAGGGAGAAGGACAGGGTGGAGCTCGAAGTAAGCAATCTTAATGAGGAGCTGCAGATGCTTCAGCTACAGAGGAAGAAGGTGGCAGTTGCCCGGGCTGAGACCAAGAAGACAGTAGATGAAAGTAAGAAACAACTGGAGGAGGAACATAGAGGCCAGATCTGGCTACGAGAGAAGCTGGCTCAACTGGAGAAAGAGCTGCAGTTCCACATGGAGGTCCACCAAGAGGATGTCTCACTCCTGCAAACCCAGATAATCCACACCCAGTATGTCCCTCCTCATACTTATGTTCAACCACAGCTACTTGGCCTTGAGGACATAAAGCAAGAGTTCTCCCAGAGGGCTGCCCGGGCATGGCAGGAGGCAGCGGGATCATTTCAGAACCAGGTTCAGCGTCTGGAAGACTCTCTGACCCAGGCCAAGTCTCGTATGGCCCAGGTGAGCCAAGAGAAGAAGGAGAGCTACTTGATGGCCCAGTGCCTAGCCAAGGAGCTGGAAGCAGCCCAGGCCAAGAAGGAGCTCCTTGAGAAGAACGTTTCTCAACAGAAGGACAGGCAGCTGAAAGAGCTCCAGCACCTAGAG GTGCATCTGGAGGCCCTGGAAAGCGAGAAAGCAGAGCTTAGTAACCAGACTGCGGCTATTCTGAAGGACAGACACAACCTGCTGCAGCTGAAGCTGTCGCTGGGGCTGGAGGTGGCCACATACAG AACTCTACTAGACAGTGAGAGTCTGAGACCACGTGTGTCTCCCAAAATTTACTACCAGAGTGCCAGCACTTCCC GTGAAGTGCCAAAGCATCAGACTATTAAACAAAGCCTTACCCCCACCATTTCAGTAAAGCCTGGGAGGAGGTCTGAGATGACTGCACCAACAATGGCCCCAGCAAGCCTTCAGGCCCCAAAAGTCAACCCTAACGAAAAGTCCATCAGATCTGAAATGACAAATAATGAGGAAGATGGATGGTGTGCAGAGTCACCCGGTTCTCCAGGTTGGTCAACACATTACTCAAAAGCAGATGTGATTGACAGCAGTTTAAGTGGAGATGTAAGAGCCGTTGAGGCCGATGAGGGGGAGGACCATGCCTACGCTCTCTCTGAGCAAATGGCACAAGAATTAAGAGCCACTGTAATTAGTCTAGACACATCTGTCACCGAGACGTCTGCCATCAGGGAAACGCACATTAAAGAAATGGAGGAGGAATGTAATTTAGAGATCGCTGGGCTCGAAAAAAATCTGACAAAGCAGCCGTCCCTTGCAGGAGAAGAGTTAGACCAGGAttcaaaaaacacattaaaatgtttGACAGTGACACCCCAATTCGCTGTTGACATCAAAGGGCTCCTTAGCTCTGAACAAACACTTGatgtttctgaaaaagaaaatccAGATGCTTTGAAGGCCGATCAACTGGAAGACAACTTTAGTGACAGACCTGTAGAGGAGGTCTCTGAAATGACTGAAAAGTACCTTCCAGTTGAAGCTGTAGATGAATCATTGTTAGTATGGGGTGAAAAACAAGTAGGGTCAGAGGAGGTTAATGGAATGGAAAGCATGACATCGGGATCTAAGTCAGAACCAGAATCAGAAAGAGAATTAGAACTGGAAACCATCCCAAATGAGACAGATTCCTTTGGCTTTGAGGCTTTAGTTAGTAATCAGTCCAACTCTGCGGAGTTAATGCTGGATGAGAAAACTGCAGAAGAATCACAGTCATCTATGACAGAAGTAAAGGGTATGCAGTTTTCGGAAGAGATTTCTTTGAATCACAGGCAGACAACAACATCTTATGAAGAAAGTAAGGACAATGTGGGGAGCATGGCCCACCAGCAAGTGGACGAACTGACTCTGGAAGAATGTAGAACTTGTGAACTGAAGGGATGCGTACGTAAATTAGAGGAAGAGAATGCAGGAGATGTAGCAGAACAGACGTGTGATAATGGGGAGAGAGATGAGGAAAAAATAGATGGAGTGATGGAGGTAGGAGAAGAAAATCAGAGTTTCCACACCAGCACTTTGATTTTCGAGTGCCCAAGAGTAGAGAAAACTAATGAACAGCAAGTGCATTTATTCACCAATGCGGAGCAACAAGAATTCTCTGACAATGACGACGTTTCGAATGCCACCAATTCATGGAGAACAGGGGGAGATCTTGACAGCACTGATAGCTATGCTTTGGAGAACACGCTTGCCGACACCCGTCCCTTGATCCGATACAGGAGTGATGAGACAGACATGAACACTCAAGCATCACACTTAGGCGAGACCGActccagtgaggatgaagaACAAGAGTCAGGAGCGGGAATttttgaaaaggaaaaaaggtACAGCCTCGGTTCTAGAGGCGACCGGATGATAGAGGATCTCATTGAAGAGCCAGAATGGGAGGAGATACAAAAGAGCGAGAATGCAGGCTGCTTTAATAATAGAGAGACTGATACAAGTCAAATAGAGGAGGATGATGGTCACGGAATTGATAAAATTGAAGAGAAAGAGATACATTTTGAAGGCAATGTTGGATGTTTGGAATCTGATGGAAAATCTGTACTGGAGATAGACAGGAAAGCAATGTTAAGTGAAGAGAATATAGACCTAGATCAAGCAGAACAGGACAGGGCTCTTGGAAATAAGGCATATGACCAGACAAACCTGAATAAGGACATGGGTGATCATGTTGATGGAATCGTAAGTACAGGTTCAACTGACACCAAAGCAGATTTAGAAAAATATTGTTATGATAAAGCCACACCCCTAAGTAGTATGGAGGTGGACAGCAATTTTCTACCACAAGAAACAGACTCAACTGATATCAAAGCAGATTTAGAGAAAGACGGTGAAGATGACCCCACAACCCAAATTAATTGGGAGGTGGACAGCAATTTTCTACCACAAGCAACAGATTCAACTGATATCAAAGCAGACTTAGACAAAGACAGTGAAGATGACCCCACaacccaaattaatttggaggtGGACAGCAATTTTCTACCACAAGCAACAGATTCAACTGATATCAAAGCAGATTTAGAGAAAGACAGTGAAGATGACCCCACaacccaaattaatttggagatGGACAGCAATTTTCTACCACAAGCAACAGATTCAACTGATATCAAAGCAGATTTAGAGAAAGACAGTGAAGATGACCCCACaacccaaattaatttggaggtGGACAGCAATTTTCTACCACAAGCAACAGATTCAACTGATATCAAAGCAGATTTAGAGAAAGACAGTGAAGATGACCCCACAACCCAAATTAATTGGGAG ATGGACAGCAATTTTCTACCACAAGCAACAGATTCAACTGATATCAAAGCAGATTTAGAGAAAGACAGTGAAGATGACCCCACAACCCAAATTAATTGGGAGGTGGACACCAATTTTCTACCACAAGCAACAGATTTAACTGATATCAAAGCAGATTTAGAGAAAGACAGTGAAGATGACCCCACAACCCAAATTAATTGGGAGGTGGACACCAATTTTCTACCACAAGCAACAGATTCAGCTGATATCAAAGAAGATTTAGAGAAAGACAGTGAAGATGACCCCACAACCCAAATTAATTGGGAGGTGGACACCAATTTTCTACCACAAGCAACAGATTCAACTGATATCAAAGCAGATTTAGAGAAAGACAGTGAAGATGACCCCACaacccaaattaatttggag GTGGACAGCAATTTTCTACCACAACCAACAGATTCAACTGATATCAAAGCAGATTTAGAGAAAGACAGTGAAGATGACCCCACAACCCAAATTAATTGGGAGGTGGACACCAATTTTCTACCACAAGAAACAGATTCAACTGATATCAAAGCAGATTTAGAGAAAGACAGTGAAGATGACCCCACaacccaaattaatttggagatGGACAGCAATTTTCTACCACAAGCAACAGATTCAACTGATATCAAAGCAGATTTAGAGAAAGACAGTGAAGATGACCCCACaacccaaattaatttggagatGGACAGCAATTTTCTACCACAAGCAACAGATTCAACTGATATCAAAGCAGATTTAGAGAAAGACAGTGAAGATGACCCCACaacccaaattaatttggaggcGGAGAGCAAGTTTCTACCACAAGAAACAGATTCAACTGATATCAAAGCAGATTTAGAGAAAGACAGTGAAGATGACCCCACaacccaaattaatttggaggcGGACAGCAATTTTCTGCCACAGCAAGGAACTATAGAATGTGAGGAATTCATGGAGCCAAAGAGTCATGCCAGCTGTGACAGTGAAACAAACCTtgtcaatcctgttaatatcaACAGTGAAGAAAGCTCAGGGAATTTGTCAGACAATGAGGAAGGTATCAGAAAAGAATCATTTGTTGAGAACTTCACGATATCATCATATGGGCAGTCACCATCCACTGAAAATGACAACACCAGTGAGATATTACATTCACAAACTGTGACTTCAGACGAAGGGTCAGAAAAAGTGCTGAAAAGTGAGGTAACGGAAATGCGTCCTGAGCAGAAAGAGGAGGATGGCGAGAACTCATCCATGCTAACAAATGTGGATTTCAACGATGATCTCTCATTGCACAGTGAGATCACAAGCATCGCAGAAGTTCTAGAACATACTGCCATATCAGACTTAGAGGATTCGTACAGTTCTGAAGATGACTCACCCAATGCCAGTCAGTCATTAAAATCTATCAATCAGGAGGACATCTCTGAAAATCACAAAGAGAAGGAAACAATGACATGTTCTGTGAATGATTCTGGATTAATAGGAGGGACAGAGAAGCATTTTCCAAAATTATCCAGCACCTCTATAGAAAATGCCTGGGGCAGCAGTGATCACATCCAAGATGATAAGAGGGGGATTCTAGGCACAGATTTAAAGGCATCTGaccagtttatccaaagtgacgaaaacataaaagaatacttttcatACAccgagcaaaaatatggagagTCAAAAGCTTCGGAACAGCAAAATGGAAACGATCATGATAGTGAAACAAAGGAAGATGAGATCTTCACAGCAGAAGTTGAGGGACTTCCCCGAATACATGAAAAATGCACAGAGTTGTTCAGCGCCACTCTTAATGAAGAGTTCTGGAATTCTAATGGAAAGATGGGAGCCTTCTTTCATCCACAGGAGTGTGGGAATTCGGAATGCGTTCACACGCACCCTAATCAGAACGCGGAAAATACAGAGAACATGCTAGAAACAAAACAATGCACAGAATTAAGACTAAAGGAGGCTCAATCACACGGTCTACCAGTGCAAGAGCAGATCCCGGCTCACATCGAGCAGCTATTGTACGAAAACATGGAAAGAGACAAGAAACATTCTGAAGAATCTCTGGAAGAGGAAgactcctggtctggtggagaAGATTAG